The following nucleotide sequence is from Corylus avellana chromosome ca7, CavTom2PMs-1.0.
GATGTTGTGTATCGACTGGGGCGGATTTAGCAAGGGCCATGCAGGGGCAGGCGCCCCtgcttaactttttttttaaaaaaaaaattcatatatatttttgaatgttcagaattaggagttttatttgtattaaaatataataggtactacaccaaaaatattaaaattttatgctaatattatattaatactttgataatcaaaattcatgttttcttgcctttttttttttttttttttttcttttctaattttctattagttttcattttttttttctttatgcttttcattttaaattacacaGATGGGGACaaatttaggttgttttaatttattttttagattaagggaagattgaaatgatttatttgattgcattaaatattgagtgaaagattttgttatttttgtatccataaaaaaataaaaaaaaataaaaaataaaaaataaaaaaaaattgttattttgctttgtattattttttaaatgtcaagaattttatgagttttatttgtattgaaatataataggtattacacaaaaacctattgggtTTAGAGTTACTCTCAGTTTTGctaccattctcaatatattgttatagggtttagggttactctttctttctattctaatttatatattatttttcattcaaatttcttattgttcttttgtaaatttaattgactttgttgttcattattttttttgtgttccaatatttcttctacgattttttatctctttctttgatgaaagaaataaaactactcctatgagaataaatattttaatatgttttatgggtcttatgatttaagggtcttatgttttaactcattccagctggttttaaattacacatatgagaattttttaatatattttaatttatatggattaaaagtaaaattatatatggttcttatgatagtatattttttatgtgatttatatatattcatgcaaacttatgtgtaattgtgtcactatgttcaacaatatattgttgaataaccttttgtttttttatatatatataaaagccgagttttgacgtagagagtgcttagaattgcgacacgtgtccatgtttttaatatctgaaccatttttttatttttacctccgGTCATTAATTAGTGtaattaattatgttgattatatttcaagagttttccatacataaattattcaataaattaagaattATTAATatccgaatcaaataaggaaacaaataatataaatgaaattataacctttttttcgcaccaacaatattttctttaaattttaaattttattactcataatttttaataattaaaccgtgcaaatattgaaagggtttttcctttttctattttttttaatgaatttagtGTAcgatttttttcttaattaattcatttggacctttctttttattaactcacgtgttcgtttttttttttttaattttaaatatttttacttataatttttaataattaaaccgtacaaatattgaaaggggttttttctttttctattttttttaatgaattatttttctattttttttaatgaattaagtgtacgatttttccttaattaattcattttgacctttatttttattaactcacgtttatctctctcaccctaaatcacgattttttctttaataaattaagtgtcttaatgcattaatatctctccttttattaaaacacaatttttccttaattaattcattttgacctttcgttttataaactcacatttatctctctcaccctaaatcacgtCGGTCTCTCTTACTCTAAATTCACCCTCTTCTTCTACCGCAACAACGTTTCAAAACACTTTCCTATCAATTCCCATAAATTTAACCAATACTCTTGGGTAGCTACGGAATGCATGTGTAGGAAACCAAAAGTGGtttcctatacattattttaatatgaacATTTCCCTTtcctctctcatctttcatctttttgtctttcattgaggattgtgttgaattttgtaaaaaatgtgagTATAGGTagaaaacttatattttgtaaaaaaataatattttaattgtataaagaaatgtgaagaaagttattataaaatatattttgatagggaaacaaaaaataaatgtattccttaaacttagaaaaaaatcaaaatgaagcTACTCTAAGTCTTCTTTAACGATATGCAATTAattctttaaaagaaattaaggcATCTTTCTGCTTTAGAATATAACTCGTGGAAatctttattatctttattctctttctctttgtctttgtctttttcttttttccctttggctttctctttctctttctctttctttttctttaaaagaaagtAGGATGGaagaaaagatataaaataaattatattaatactttgataatcaaaattcatgttttcttagGATTCTATGCATATTTTCATATTTAGATTGATCTAGTTTTCAATCGAGATCGCAATATATATGGTATTTATTGACcttgtttcttttaaaaatacgaCCCTATTTTCTATTAAAGCTTAATAAGGACGTTTTGGCCGACAAGTTATGCAATGCTGCTTATTCTTACATTTCAATAAGAAATTTCCTAGAGGTAAATTTTCTTCGATTTTTCCTAGaattcttgattttgtaaaagaATTGTAACTAGCTTGTGTAATTGTTTAAACTGTGAACCATTATACCACACTGCATCATTACGGTTATTGAAATCAGACATGAACAGAGTTTTAAATACTCGTTGGAGCTGATGGCAGGCTAGAGTTTAAGGTTCAGTTACAACATTGCTGAACTTTAAGCAGAACGACTGTAATTTAGACGTGCTTCGAGtattataagtaattttatagAATTTAAATTGTAactttgattaattttttttggaatatgataTAGATGTGACAAGTAGTGCGTTTTGGGTcgtaacaaaaaaattacatttttctcttcttcctcttccctTCTGAGTTTTGGGTAAACATTTCTGCGATAACAACTTTGAGCGTAGTTAATTTTGTGCAATACGAAATAGTACATGCATGTTGCCATTTTGCCATTCTCAATACTATGCTtctaattttttgggaaaatttatattttccatattggCTAACTGAGAAGCATTCATATTCATTAATTTCTTTTGCTCCTATTTGTTTTCTTCCCAAGCACTAACTCACAATgtggtaaaatatatatatatataaatcgaaCAAATTATAGATAAAAACCGGCTAACCGGCTAATCTTTCTGCTCCATGTTTTATTACGTAGATAtgctttgttttattattacATCTCATATATAAAGTGAAACATGTAAAATGAAACTGTTTAGTAATTAGGAGCTAGCTAGCAAAGTAGTTTAAACATTAGACTTAATAGCTGAGCTATAGCCATTGTCAAAACTCCTCGACCAAAGCATAACACCCCCGTATTTCGAAGAACTCTTAATAGAAGGTAACACATCATTGATAAGCACGTCGGACGGGATGTAGCCACTCCCAGCTGCCGCTGGGGCTGCAGGTAGccccaaaaatatttgaccagcTTGAATTGTGCTCCATTGATTGTTCCAATAGCTCTTAAGGTTGTCGGCATTGCCAGAATATTCACACGGGGCATTGTTGTAAAATTGGATCCAAACGTAGTCAAATAGGCCTGTGTTTATTGCAGCTCCTAGCCAAGCGTCTGGGAAAGGACATTGTGGAGCCGCCGTTAAGTAGACCTTCTTCTGTTGGCTAAACTCTGATAGGGCCTTTGCGAGCTCGTCCCAGTGCTGGCTCGTGCCTCCCTCAATGTCAAAGTCAATGCCATCTAGGACTGCATCACCTAATGGACGAGAGTCTGATTGGCCCCCAAGAAAATTGTTCCACAAGTAGTTTGCAACACTCCTGCACATTATCAATGAACACTGTTAATCCCCTAGCCTTCACTCACGAGCCACGTACGACCCACAAATCTAACGTAAAATTAGTAGTTTGAGGTTAAGAAGTCTTATTTGTATAATCAAAATAGGTCAGGTTATGATTGACTtgtatatatagtcttatacacatgtTTCGACATAATTTGAATCCGACACAAGACATAACGGATGacaatttttcaaataatccGTGAATCAGATACGAACCAAACATGAAATTAGTAGATTATGGTTGAGGAGTCTgaaccgtttaattaaattggccGGATTATGGTTGATttaatagtcttatactcatttGTCGACAACGATCCAAATTACTTAACACACGAACACGAaaagcatgtatatatatatatatatatatataaagtaatgcTAGAACACATTATTATCTTATAACTATTTTGCATACGATCCATAAACACTATCCCTTAGCTTTCACTCAGTGACAAACCATTAAAATATGTGtactatatatactttaaaaatgaaaagaaagacaGATAAACCGAAACTTTTTGGAATTTCATATTtgaaatagagaaataataaaattcattctttGGACCATCTTTCAACCATCCCCATGTAGTGAATAGatgaatttatcattaaatttttgtaaaatccACATGAGTacataaatctaatgattgacCTATTGAATTTTCAGAAAGAGTTGATTGTGTAATAAGCCTCTTTGAAATATaatgtcattttaaaaataagatCGAAGTAGAACGTCAACAAAATTACAATGACATTAAGCATTAATACTTGCCTGGCGTCGTCAGCCGAGGAAAGGCTATAGCTACCAGCACCGCCTCCAATAGAAAGAATGACTTTGATACCCTGGTTTTGGCAAGCTTTGATGTCGTTGCTTAAACCGGTGCACCCATTACTGGTTGGATCACAATGGCCGGCAAGGTTGATCAAGGGGGTTTGACCATTGCCAAACGTGGATAGGAAAGCTATGTTCACAATGCCATAATTGCCTGTGGCGCAAGCATCAGCCAAGCTGCCCTCATTTCCATCCTGGCCCCAGTACACCGTGATTACGCCCGCTTGGGAGCCATTGATCAGGACAACGAGTAAAAGGTAGAACAAGGCTAATGGGTTTTGTAGTTGCCGAGCCATTACTGCGCTTTGCTTAATTAGTTGCTGCTTGGCCTGAGAATCAATGGTGAAGgaggatctatttataggcatatgTGGGAAAGACCAAAATACTACTTAATTAAGCCCCAGTCAATACGTTTTGTGGCAGAAGATTCCCGCAAAATGGCCGAACTTTCGCGTTGATTTTTCTTGCTGTATACGTTGAAGACTTGAAGTTCATGTAGGGAAAGTTAATGTGAACTATATTCAATAGTCAAAAAACCACATTAAAGTAGttgaaaaagaagcaaacttAAGAGTTAAGACCCTATGGGCTCAACTGTCTAGATTTTCTATTCCTCCGCGCTCCAAGTACCTAGAATTTGGAAGGTGGCTGCCGTGTGGAAAAAAGTCTTTATTGCCGGATGCAATACGTCAAGACAAACCCAAACTGATTGTGCATTTAGTGATCACCTTATCACCGTAACATTTAAGGAAACGTATAAAATAAGCAAAGTGCGCAAAATGACTATTCTATTGAGAAAGATATTAgctataagaagaataaaagaaattgaaatgaaataattatttatgtcgttattatttctattaatttgtttggtacaatgcaatacgatgtgaatggaatcatattttaataaaatattttaaaacatcattataatacaattcaaatttacatttttttaaggcaattttgtttttgtttttgttttttaattaaaaaaaatggtaaagtcCATTTTAccctctcaaattaccaccccaatgacaatctataccccaaactttcaattgcaacaatttattctccaaactaccaaaacaatgacaatttacccccaattttaacaaaatgacaaaattacccttactaaaataaatactaaaatactaattttttttttttgtcaaaattttaagggtatttttatcttattgaaaattctataggggtaatttcgtcagtTTGCTAGCATTtaggagtacattgtcattgttttggtagtttatgaggtaaattgtcgcaattgatagttcgaggggtagattgtcattgaagtagcagtttgagagggttaagtggactttaccttaaaaaaaaaacactaagcAAATGATGGAATAGTAATTTCATTAGAGGGTTCTATTCCGCATACCAAGCATGCCCTAagaaatatttcttatctctttgctGAATATACCAAATGATTGTTAGCTACTTAAACCACGAAGTTCAACcgtattataaaataattgaaagataaaaatgtaatctataacattactcttatataTGATTGCTTCTAATGAAATTGATGCATTCCAAAGATTCATCATCTCCTTAGCAAAGGGAGCAGACAGGTTGGGGGAGATGAGAGGAGAGCATTTCAGAGAGCCACACCTTAGAAGAGAGGATATCTTCAGCCGCTCATGCAGGTGAATCTTCCACAAAAATTTCCAAAGATTGGGCCGAAGAGGACCGTGGACTACAGCCACTGATTCGAGAGAAACCGGCAGGCTAACTTGATGGTCAAGGCCCACGATGGGTCGTAGACCCAAATTAATCTATGTGGGATGGGCCTAAATTAGATTCCCCTGCAATCAAGCTTTTCTACAACCCTTGCACTCCCATGCAATAGCCCACATATAGACTGCCACGCAATGGACTACTCCTAACTTTGGTGACTTTCCGAACCTTTTTGTGACATTATTAAAGTACACACACGTGGCAAGAAAGGTCCAGAGACTCTAGACAGTTCGCCGGATGGAGACGCGCGAAAGATCTGGAAGAGGAAagatctttctctttctccttctgtGCCGTAATTAGTATAAAAGGCTATTGTCCAGGTCACTCTAATCTCGGAGAAAACAAAGTACTGATCGCGAGtaagagagacagagagctaCAAGAATCTGAATCGCAGTTTGCTGGGTTGGTGGACGGATTTCGCGCCGATAACCGAGTCATTCGGATTGTGGGGAACCGTTGTGGTGGTGCTCCTGCGTTTTCTCTTCTTTCCGTCGAGGAAAGAGAACGTAAGTCATTGATTTCTCTTCTCTTATGAAGTatgttctgtttggttgctgatgAGAGAGTAGGAAGGGTAGCGAAATTCAGGCAGTGGATGTTAGAatgctctgtttgtttgttgggAAAATgtatgaaatttaaattttctacCTTATATTGGCCGTTTTGAAGTAGTGCTCTGTTTGTTGGGTATGGGAATGTGGGAAAGTAAGATGAAATGGAAATGGATTTGGAAATTGACACGACACCGAGTAGTTCTGagtcttttcttttgtatattattTCGAACGTCAATTGGTTTCTGCCAACTCTCTGGTTCAATTCTATGTGGTAAAGCAAGATAAGAGTTTAGAACTTGGGAGCTTACATGTTTTTCTCTGATGTTTCTATTTGGTCGTGTTTATTCAGTTGTTACAACTCTGTCCTTCAACTTTTATCATTGTTTTAACTGTATGTTTTCATCCCTATTCATGCTGAAAGAGTGGCGCCGTGAAACAGTAATGAAAATTGGACGACCAAAAGtgtaaattcaaaatatttgtgtgaCATGCAATTTACTAATGGCATAATCTTTCAGCTCTTATCAGTTTTATAGTATGGTTAAATTCCCTCTTCTACGTGCATTTTTAGGACTATTTCTTTGAaaactttttgagtttttgctttttggtctATGTGGATGGTGTATATATGGTACctttgtaattttctttgaaTATGTTCACCAGatttttgacaagtaattgtTATATAGTCATTGAATCTTATTAAACCAGTTGATAGCATATggagatttttttcttcttgtgctTTGAATTAAGTAGTTTTGGTTTTGGATTGCTCATGTAGCTGTATGTACTGCTGGAGATTATTTCTTGCATAAAAAGTAGCTTTCTTCATGAAATTCTTCCTCCTTTCGTTCTAATTGTTAGTAACAATGGACAATATGGTCATTCTTCCGTCCATGTGATTTTTCTTCggtgctaaatcttttaagtaGTTTTGGTTTTGGATTGCTCATGTAGCTGTATGTACTGCTGGAGATTATTTCTTGCATAAAAAGTAGCTTTCTTCATGAAATTCTTCCTCCTTTCGTTCTAATTGTTAGTAACAATGGACAATATGGTCATTCTTCCGTCCATGTGATTTTTCTTCGGTGCTAAATCTTTTGGTTTCCGTTGATTTTCCCTTTCAATCACTTCTGTGATTCTGGACTAAGTTGTCCTCTCTTTGCCCATCAGATCTTGTGTTCGCTTTTTGTTATAAACCGCCAGAACCCTTGGTAGTTTACTGAGCAAGGGATTACAACTTTTTCCCAGCGCTTCAAAGTGATTCTACCTTTAAGAATCTGGGGAAAATGATACCTGTTTACAGATGCATGGACTCGTACCCCCACCAGAAAACCCAAATGCCTTTCACTTACTATCATCCAGGCTTCGAAGTGGTTCCACCTCATATGAGGATTGATCCCACCAAGCCTTATCTTGCATATGAATCTTGGCCTTGTGGTCGCAACTATAATTACCCAATGCCGTGGAATTCCTGCTGTAATCATAACAGCTTCCCTGGTTATTATAATTTTAGACCTCCTTATCCACATATTCCACCATTGTCACCAATGCATTGTTGTGGGGGTGATCCTGCATATCATGAAGCGTACCACCCTGTTCATGATGTACCTCCTCCGCACTACTCGATGGATCTGCCTAGATACGAGTATGACAAGAATATGCCCAGAAACTATCATTGCTGTGGTTGTCCTAATCACACTCACAACCAGAAGGAAGATAAAGGTGTGAAGATCCAGGAGAAGGAGCCAGATGTCGAAAGGAAAGGGAGTAATTCTGTGGTTCCTGTTCAGATGAAAAAATATCCATATCCAATTGTGTGGATTCCGCAAGAGTACATGAATAACGAGGAGGATGGAGAGCCATGCGAATCAAAGGCTGTAGAGGCCGACAAGGTTCTGTGTGCAGTGAAGCCTCCTGAGAGTTTGAAATCTAATGAATGTGAGCCAAGAGTCTGGAATGGATTGGTCCCTTTCGACATGAACAAAAATGATTCTTTGATGCAGGGTGGAGATGGGAAGAGAACTCAGAATCAGCAAAATGAGGACAAGATGAGGCAATTCCCATTTCCCATTATCTGGATGCCAAACCATGATAAGCAGGAGGAAGCTGGAAAGGAGGACACGAAGGAGATGGATCCTAAGCCAGAATCTGCCAAAGAGCCACCTTATATTTATAACTCCATCGCGGTAAATCCTCCTCAAAGTGATGATTTCACAAATTCACCTAAagcaaatgaaaagaaatttgagAACCAGGGTGGTTCACCGACTATGGAGGAAAAAATTGCCAATCAGAAAAGCATTCCAGTGGAGGAAAAAACTACTAATCAGAAAAATATTCCAGTGAAGAAAATGGAATCGCATAAGGAGGAAAGTTCTGAGGAAACTCATAGCAGAGGAAGATCTGTTAATACAACGGACAAGGCTTCTGGTACCAGCAGTAAAAGGCAATACTCATCCCCACCAAAGACGCCCAAGTTATCTCCTGTTTGTTTGAGAGTTGATCCTTTGCCAAGGAAGAAAAATGGATATGGCAATTTGCAATCTCTTAGTCCTCCTCATCTCAAAGGACATTCAAATGACGCTTTCAGGGCCACCACGTCATCAGCCTTGAATGAGAACCCTCATCAAGATTCAAGATCTCAGAATAGTATTTTAAACAGCGGCAAGGAGATGGAGACATACAGAAAGGAGAAGGTTATTGAGATGATGGAAGGGAAAACCAGTAAAGACAATGATGGAGAGCAGGGAGGCCAGTCTCAAACTCAGATTCCTGTTAACTTGCCAAAGGGTTCTCAAGAGGAGGTATCAGTGAAGCCAACTGTAGAGGAAACTGGAAAACATGGTG
It contains:
- the LOC132188555 gene encoding acidic endochitinase-like — protein: MARQLQNPLALFYLLLVVLINGSQAGVITVYWGQDGNEGSLADACATGNYGIVNIAFLSTFGNGQTPLINLAGHCDPTSNGCTGLSNDIKACQNQGIKVILSIGGGAGSYSLSSADDARSVANYLWNNFLGGQSDSRPLGDAVLDGIDFDIEGGTSQHWDELAKALSEFSQQKKVYLTAAPQCPFPDAWLGAAINTGLFDYVWIQFYNNAPCEYSGNADNLKSYWNNQWSTIQAGQIFLGLPAAPAAAGSGYIPSDVLINDVLPSIKSSSKYGGVMLWSRSFDNGYSSAIKSNV